A region from the Lycium barbarum isolate Lr01 chromosome 8, ASM1917538v2, whole genome shotgun sequence genome encodes:
- the LOC132605778 gene encoding putative lysine-specific demethylase JMJ16 isoform X2 encodes MGAKRTRSQGESDDRKKFSIPPGYESLTPFTLKMVENSQEGPSQVASTSTIISTGKLKSSVRRRPWILDDHVDHMEEDPECEADKSSFSRACLPKGVIRGCYRGHNCEKVVARCRPELARIPSLDEAPVFHPTKEEFEDTLKYVASILPHVKHYGICRIVPPASWTPPCRIEEEATRYGIDTRIQRIGDLQSVFFKKMKMNNRQQEILSMELKEFGSCNEHFELESGPKFKLKSFKNYANYFKRQYFVKNSPSIPDIEGEYWRIIENPTEEIEVLHGNIMETSASGFPHKTNPRDVTECPQYVESGWNLNNTPKLQDSLLRFESCNNPSILLPRLSIGMCFSSNHWRIEEQHLYLLSYIHFGAPKIFYGVPGSYRCKFEEAVKKNLPQLSVHPCLLHNLAAQFSPSILTSEGIPVYRCVQKPKEFVLILPGAYHADFDSGFNCYEAVNFAPVDWLPHGQIAVERYCEKGRKTSISHDKLMFEAATEAIRALGELALWNKNSFDNLKWRAVCQSNGILTNALKTRVATEVRRRKYVCASLESQKMEDDFCATTKRECAICFYDLYLSAIGCKCSPHKYTCLLHAKQLCACAWSEKYFLIRYGIDELNIMVDALDEKFISGQKKNLDCLCLTSLKMPARMDVWYLLLKW; translated from the exons ATGGGGGCCAAGCGCACAAGATCACAGGGTGAAAGTGATGACAGGAAAAAGTTCTCTATTCCACCCGGTTATGAATCGTTAACGCCCTTCACACTAAAGATGGTTGAAAATAGTCAGGAAGGTCCTAGCCAGGTTGCTTCTACTTCAACAATTATTAGCACAGGAAAGCTTAAGAGTTCTGTTAGGCGTAGGCCTTGGATACTTGATGATCATGTTGATCACATGGAAGAGGATCCTGAATGTGAAGCTGATAAG AGTTCGTTTTCACGTGCTTGTCTTCCCAAAGGAGTGATCCGAGGATGTTACCGTGGTCACAACTGCGAGAAG GTTGTTGCAAGATGTCGTCCGGAATTAGCACGGATCCCTTCACTTGATGAGGCTCCCGTATTCCATCCTACTAAAGAG GAGTTTGAAGATACCCTCAAGTATGTCGCAAGCATCCTTCCACATGTCAAGCACTACGGAATATGCCGTATTGTTCCTCCTGCTTCCTGGACCCCACCTTGCCGCATTGAAGAAGAGGCCACGAGGTATGGAATCGACACCCGTATCCAGCGCATTGGTGACCTCCAGAGTGTGTTTTtcaagaaaatgaagatgaataATAGACAGCAGGAAATCCTCAGCATGGAACTTAAAGAATTTGGTAGCTGTAATGAACACTTTGAACTTGAAAGTGGGCCCAAGTTTAAGCTGAAATCTTTCAAGAATTACGCTAATTATTTCAAGAGGCAGTACTTTGTCAAGAATTCCCCATCTATTCCTGATATTGAAGGGGAATACTGGAGGATTATTGAGAATCCAACTGAAGAAATCGAG GTGCTCCATGGGAATATTATGGAAACTAGTGCAAGTGGGTTTCCACATAAAACGAATCCACGGGATGTAACTGAATGTCCACAATATGTGGAATCTGGTTGGAACTTAAACAATACCCCTAAGCTTCAAGATTCTCTTCTACGCTTTGAAAGTTGTAACAACCCCTCTATTTTGCTTCCCCGGCTCTCCATCGGAATGTGTTTTTCATCAAATCACTGG AGAATTGAAGAGCAGCACTTATATTTGCTATCCTACATACATTTTGGTGCCCCGAAAATATTTTATGGGGTTCCCGGGAGTTATCGTTGCAAGTTTGAGGAAGCTGTCAAGAAGAATCTGCCACAGTTGTCAGTACATCCTTGTTTGCTTCACAACCTT GCCGCTCAATTCTCGCCTTCTATATTGACTTCAGAGGGTATACCTGTTTATCGTTGTGTGCAAAAACCAAAGGAGTTTGTTCTCATTCTCCCTGGAGCATACCATGCGGATTTCGATAGTGGATTTAATTGTTATGAAGCAGTAAATTTTGCTCCGGTTGATTGGTTGCCACATGGTCAGATTGCTGTCGAACGGTATTGTGAGAAGGGGAGAAAGACATCAATCTCCCATGATAAGCTGATGTTTGAAGCAGCCACAGAAGCAATTAGGGCTTTAGGAGAACTTGCACTGTGGAACAAGAATTCTTTTGATAATTTAAAATGGAGAGCAGTCTGTCAGAGCAATGGGATTTTAACAAATGCACTTAAG ACACGGGTTGCCACTGAAGTGAGAAGACGCAAATATGTGTGTGCTTCTCTTGAATCGCAAAAGATGGAGGATGACTTTTGTGCTACGACCAAACGGGAGTGCGCTATATGCTTCTATGATCTATACCTTTCGGCCATTGGCTGCAAATGTTCTCCACATAAATATACTTGTCTTCTTCATGCCAAGCAGCTTTGTGCTTGTGCTTGGAGCGAGAAGTATTTTCTTATACGGTATGGAATAGATGAGTTGAACATCATGGTTGATGCTTTGGATGAGAAG TTCATAAGTGGGCAAAAGAAAAACTTGGATTGCCTGTGTCTGACGTCTCTAAAGATGCCAGCAAGGATGGATGTATGGTACCTCCTTTTGAAATGGTGA
- the LOC132605778 gene encoding putative lysine-specific demethylase JMJ16 isoform X1, whose translation MGAKRTRSQGESDDRKKFSIPPGYESLTPFTLKMVENSQEGPSQVASTSTIISTGKLKSSVRRRPWILDDHVDHMEEDPECEADKSSFSRACLPKGVIRGCYRGHNCEKVVARCRPELARIPSLDEAPVFHPTKEEFEDTLKYVASILPHVKHYGICRIVPPASWTPPCRIEEEATRYGIDTRIQRIGDLQSVFFKKMKMNNRQQEILSMELKEFGSCNEHFELESGPKFKLKSFKNYANYFKRQYFVKNSPSIPDIEGEYWRIIENPTEEIEVLHGNIMETSASGFPHKTNPRDVTECPQYVESGWNLNNTPKLQDSLLRFESCNNPSILLPRLSIGMCFSSNHWRIEEQHLYLLSYIHFGAPKIFYGVPGSYRCKFEEAVKKNLPQLSVHPCLLHNLAAQFSPSILTSEGIPVYRCVQKPKEFVLILPGAYHADFDSGFNCYEAVNFAPVDWLPHGQIAVERYCEKGRKTSISHDKLMFEAATEAIRALGELALWNKNSFDNLKWRAVCQSNGILTNALKTRVATEVRRRKYVCASLESQKMEDDFCATTKRECAICFYDLYLSAIGCKCSPHKYTCLLHAKQLCACAWSEKYFLIRYGIDELNIMVDALDEKVSAVHKWAKEKLGLPVSDVSKDASKDGCMVPPFEMVKVPVIFDVGLSESMSHRLTSGRTSYIQQDQKNNLDPISCSSVGSDALTHRSQSKENGQDENKVLLPKISQHTAVGENIATSSNAVRKKHLARESSSTEKKVIILSDED comes from the exons ATGGGGGCCAAGCGCACAAGATCACAGGGTGAAAGTGATGACAGGAAAAAGTTCTCTATTCCACCCGGTTATGAATCGTTAACGCCCTTCACACTAAAGATGGTTGAAAATAGTCAGGAAGGTCCTAGCCAGGTTGCTTCTACTTCAACAATTATTAGCACAGGAAAGCTTAAGAGTTCTGTTAGGCGTAGGCCTTGGATACTTGATGATCATGTTGATCACATGGAAGAGGATCCTGAATGTGAAGCTGATAAG AGTTCGTTTTCACGTGCTTGTCTTCCCAAAGGAGTGATCCGAGGATGTTACCGTGGTCACAACTGCGAGAAG GTTGTTGCAAGATGTCGTCCGGAATTAGCACGGATCCCTTCACTTGATGAGGCTCCCGTATTCCATCCTACTAAAGAG GAGTTTGAAGATACCCTCAAGTATGTCGCAAGCATCCTTCCACATGTCAAGCACTACGGAATATGCCGTATTGTTCCTCCTGCTTCCTGGACCCCACCTTGCCGCATTGAAGAAGAGGCCACGAGGTATGGAATCGACACCCGTATCCAGCGCATTGGTGACCTCCAGAGTGTGTTTTtcaagaaaatgaagatgaataATAGACAGCAGGAAATCCTCAGCATGGAACTTAAAGAATTTGGTAGCTGTAATGAACACTTTGAACTTGAAAGTGGGCCCAAGTTTAAGCTGAAATCTTTCAAGAATTACGCTAATTATTTCAAGAGGCAGTACTTTGTCAAGAATTCCCCATCTATTCCTGATATTGAAGGGGAATACTGGAGGATTATTGAGAATCCAACTGAAGAAATCGAG GTGCTCCATGGGAATATTATGGAAACTAGTGCAAGTGGGTTTCCACATAAAACGAATCCACGGGATGTAACTGAATGTCCACAATATGTGGAATCTGGTTGGAACTTAAACAATACCCCTAAGCTTCAAGATTCTCTTCTACGCTTTGAAAGTTGTAACAACCCCTCTATTTTGCTTCCCCGGCTCTCCATCGGAATGTGTTTTTCATCAAATCACTGG AGAATTGAAGAGCAGCACTTATATTTGCTATCCTACATACATTTTGGTGCCCCGAAAATATTTTATGGGGTTCCCGGGAGTTATCGTTGCAAGTTTGAGGAAGCTGTCAAGAAGAATCTGCCACAGTTGTCAGTACATCCTTGTTTGCTTCACAACCTT GCCGCTCAATTCTCGCCTTCTATATTGACTTCAGAGGGTATACCTGTTTATCGTTGTGTGCAAAAACCAAAGGAGTTTGTTCTCATTCTCCCTGGAGCATACCATGCGGATTTCGATAGTGGATTTAATTGTTATGAAGCAGTAAATTTTGCTCCGGTTGATTGGTTGCCACATGGTCAGATTGCTGTCGAACGGTATTGTGAGAAGGGGAGAAAGACATCAATCTCCCATGATAAGCTGATGTTTGAAGCAGCCACAGAAGCAATTAGGGCTTTAGGAGAACTTGCACTGTGGAACAAGAATTCTTTTGATAATTTAAAATGGAGAGCAGTCTGTCAGAGCAATGGGATTTTAACAAATGCACTTAAG ACACGGGTTGCCACTGAAGTGAGAAGACGCAAATATGTGTGTGCTTCTCTTGAATCGCAAAAGATGGAGGATGACTTTTGTGCTACGACCAAACGGGAGTGCGCTATATGCTTCTATGATCTATACCTTTCGGCCATTGGCTGCAAATGTTCTCCACATAAATATACTTGTCTTCTTCATGCCAAGCAGCTTTGTGCTTGTGCTTGGAGCGAGAAGTATTTTCTTATACGGTATGGAATAGATGAGTTGAACATCATGGTTGATGCTTTGGATGAGAAG GTAAGTGCAGTTCATAAGTGGGCAAAAGAAAAACTTGGATTGCCTGTGTCTGACGTCTCTAAAGATGCCAGCAAGGATGGATGTATGGTACCTCCTTTTGAAATGGTGAAGGTACCTGTGATTTTTGATGTGGGACTCTCTGAGAGTATGTCTCACCGTTTAACCTCCGGACGAACATCATATATTCAACAGGATCAGAAAAATAATTTGGATCCAATATCTTGTTCGTCTGTTGGTTCAGATGCATTGACTCATCGATCACAATCGAAAGAAAATGGTCAAGATGAGAATAAAGTTTTATTGCCAAAAATATCACAGCATACTGCTGTTGGAGAAAATATTGCGACTTCTTCCAATGCAGTTCGCAAGAAGCATCTTGCTCGGGAGTCTTCGTCTACTGAAAAAAAGGTGATTATTCTGAGTGATGAAGATTAG